From one Bos taurus isolate L1 Dominette 01449 registration number 42190680 breed Hereford chromosome 24, ARS-UCD2.0, whole genome shotgun sequence genomic stretch:
- the SNRPD1 gene encoding small nuclear ribonucleoprotein Sm D1 isoform X1: protein MRRPGSRAAQVGCLPPATASRNRPLPPGGARSRDPRRRKGVRGDATQRVGRERGEASGSPEGLAIGRRGRQRRRGGRDARLPSSLPAEGPTRASRPPHIRVSGDTQLLLPLPLPPPPPLPRHRNAKLPATTATPSPSDGSYLGPSWARLRNALLLPEPAPLTCPEPEDGRHAGCVSRRFSPRPGRRGFGERRARVRPQRRRGWRPRVRASTGGRLVPYRRPLPLFPPCRLGIKPPTRPAVEVCLEDPSPTVLLLVADF from the coding sequence ATGCGGCGGCCAGGCAGCCGAGCCGCGCAGGTTGGTTGCCTGCCTCCGGCGACCGCGTCCCGGAACCGCCCACTCCCTCCCGGGGGCGCCCGAAGCCGGGACCCTAGGAGGAGGAAAGGCGTGCGAGGCGACGCGACCCAGAGGGTGGGACGGGAAAGGGGAGAGGCGTCCGGCTCTCCGGAGGGGCTGGCCATAGGGAGACGAGGACGACAGAGGCGGCGGGGCGGGCGGGACGCTCGCCTACCTTCCTCGCTCCCGGCCGAGGGTCCGACGCGAGCCAGCAGACCGCCTCACATCCGGGTATCGGGAGACACTCAGCTGCTTCTGCcgctgccgctgccgccgccgcctcctctcCCGCGGCACAGAAACGCCAAACTTCCGGCGACGACGGCGACGCCTAGCCCGTCAGATGGGAGTTACCTGGGACCGTCTTGGGCGCGCTTGCGCAACGCTCTTCTTCTGCCCGAACCCGCTCCGTTGACGTGCCCAGAGCCTGAAGATGGCCGCCACGCTGGCTGCGTGTCACGCCGTTTTTCACCCCGGCCGGGACGGCGGGGCTTCGGGGAGAGGCGAGCCCGCGTCCGGCCGCAGCGCAGGCGCGGTTGGAGGCCTCGCGTGCGCGCCTCCACGGGTGGGCGCCTTGTACCCTACCGGCGGCCGCTTCCCTTGTTTCCCCCCTGTCGTCTCGGAATAAAGCCACCCACGCGCCCAGCGGTGGAGGTTTGTCTTGAAGATCCGTCGCCAACGGTTCTTCTGTTGGTTGCAG
- the SNRPD1 gene encoding small nuclear ribonucleoprotein Sm D1 isoform X2: protein MRRPGSRAAQVGCLPPATASRNRPLPPGGARSRDPRRRKGVRGDATQRVGRERGEASGSPEGLAIGRRGRQRRRGGRDARLPSSLPAEGPTRASRPPHIRVSGDTQLLLPLPLPPPPPLPRHRNAKLPATTATPSPSDGSYLGPSWARLRNALLLPEPAPLTCPEPEDGRHAGCVSRRFSPRPGRRGFGERRARVRPQRRRGWRPRVRASTGGRLVPYRRPLPLFPPCRLGIKPPTRPAVEVCLEDPSPTVLLLVAGL from the coding sequence ATGCGGCGGCCAGGCAGCCGAGCCGCGCAGGTTGGTTGCCTGCCTCCGGCGACCGCGTCCCGGAACCGCCCACTCCCTCCCGGGGGCGCCCGAAGCCGGGACCCTAGGAGGAGGAAAGGCGTGCGAGGCGACGCGACCCAGAGGGTGGGACGGGAAAGGGGAGAGGCGTCCGGCTCTCCGGAGGGGCTGGCCATAGGGAGACGAGGACGACAGAGGCGGCGGGGCGGGCGGGACGCTCGCCTACCTTCCTCGCTCCCGGCCGAGGGTCCGACGCGAGCCAGCAGACCGCCTCACATCCGGGTATCGGGAGACACTCAGCTGCTTCTGCcgctgccgctgccgccgccgcctcctctcCCGCGGCACAGAAACGCCAAACTTCCGGCGACGACGGCGACGCCTAGCCCGTCAGATGGGAGTTACCTGGGACCGTCTTGGGCGCGCTTGCGCAACGCTCTTCTTCTGCCCGAACCCGCTCCGTTGACGTGCCCAGAGCCTGAAGATGGCCGCCACGCTGGCTGCGTGTCACGCCGTTTTTCACCCCGGCCGGGACGGCGGGGCTTCGGGGAGAGGCGAGCCCGCGTCCGGCCGCAGCGCAGGCGCGGTTGGAGGCCTCGCGTGCGCGCCTCCACGGGTGGGCGCCTTGTACCCTACCGGCGGCCGCTTCCCTTGTTTCCCCCCTGTCGTCTCGGAATAAAGCCACCCACGCGCCCAGCGGTGGAGGTTTGTCTTGAAGATCCGTCGCCAACGGTTCTTCTGTTGGTTGCAG